A genomic region of Glycine max cultivar Williams 82 chromosome 15, Glycine_max_v4.0, whole genome shotgun sequence contains the following coding sequences:
- the LOC102667982 gene encoding uncharacterized protein: MCSNTCNSACGCETGGNVVSSIWSSGSGLKKQSKRPRVPKRGPGVAELEKILREQETIDLVDNKGNPEGFSSFVSHHSNSNSYPSSSMKLQPPTSPKKTIPYPSFMSSNFPTNVPSAPIFDHLGATTPPTITSIYGNYGSLEKNNGGSGLVSPEKELFPLNLNSCKSNLNMNEPIDVNRCDFANSPTRNLSNETNSIWPYHATVQKRNNNKYSSSTANQFPGIPTSSVSLSMRLHSNNHPDPELPSNQSLCYSYMSRVPEEHKMVGMKRSHSSALENSLIPPSNFHVLPSFSHYNRAHQSSINDSHGASSFNSTKECYRDAKWGSTLELSNTRFNSDITVPGHAIPPFVTPEVPSPPMHLFPGVLSKGNVLPSQVNDEKMDSYKHSESSESNRKPFYNFLEVEDSEVSETTRGANRGGRETGRVGIDLNLKL; this comes from the exons ATGTGCAGCAATACTTGCAACAGTGCTTGTGGCTGTGAGACTGGTGGGAACGTTGTTAGTAGTATTTGGAGCTCTGGTTCCGGCTTGAAGAAGCAATCAAAACGTCCAAGAGTTCCAAAAAGAGGACCCGGAGTGGCGGAACTCGAGAAGATCTTGAGAGAGCAAGAAACCATAGACTTAGTTGACAACAAGGGAAATCCAGAAggattttcatcttttgtttCCCATCATTCTAATTCCAATTCTTATCCTTCTTCTTCTATGAAACTGCAGCCTCCAACCTCACCAAAAAAGACTATACCTTATCCTTCCTTTATGTCAAGCAATTTTCCTACTAATGTTCCTTCAGCCccaatatttgatcatttagGTGCCACTACACCCCCAACCATAACATCTATCTATGGTAACTATGGATCACTAGAAAAAAACAACGGTGGATCTGGTCTGGTTTCTCCTGAAAAAGAATTGTTCCCTTTGAATCTCAATTCATGTAAGTCTAATTTGAACATGAATGAACCAATCGATGTAAATCGGTGTGACTTTGCCAATTCTCCCACTAGGAATTTGTCCAATGAGACTAATTCCATTTGGCCTTACCATGCAACTGTTCAGAAGAGAAACAACAATAAGTATTCTTCTTCCACG GCAAATCAATTCCCTGGGATCCCAACCTCCTCAGTATCATTGTCAATGAGACTTCACAGCAATAATCATCCAGATCCAGAGCTTCCTTCAAACCAAAGTTTGTGTTACAGTTACATGTCTAGAGTCCCGGAAGAACATAAA ATGGTTGGCATGAAGCGATCTCACTCTTCCGCCTTGGAAAACTCTCTGATTCCACCATCAAACTTTCACGTTCTTCCAAGTTTTTCTCACTACAATAGAGCACACCAATCATCCATAAATGATAGTCATGGTGCAAGTAGTTTCAATTCCACCAAGGAGTGCTACAG GGATGCCAAATGGGGTAGCACTCTGGAGCTCAGCAACACAAGGTTCAATTCTGACATCACAGTGCCTGGTCATGCAATCCCACCATTTGTTACTCCTGAGGTTCCTTCACCTCCTATGCATTTGTTTCCTGGTGTTCTTTCCAAGGGAAATGTGCTCCCTAGCCAAGTTAATGAC gaaaaaatggACTCATACAAACATTCAGAATCAAGTGAATCAAATCGTAAGCCTTTCTATAACTTCCTAGAAGTGGAGGACTCAGAGGTATCAGAGACCACGCGTGGCGCAAATCGTGGGGGACGTGAAACAGGAAGAGTTGGCATTGATCTCAACTTGAAGCTCTGA
- the LOC100779105 gene encoding E3 ubiquitin-protein ligase ATL41 — protein sequence MGSRDKDGEESLGIGLQVMLAAAFSLFGVILLIIIFHFCVKYFIKRQQRRRQNNFLYQISTQIAPIDVSSVEPRNSGFDPSIIASLPKLLYKQTDQFKQGEVVECSVCLGTIVEDAITRVLPNCKHIFHADCVDKWFNSNTTCPICRTVVDPNVQPEHGHVGATRVHNQVQPTAPPAEGGVELQDDSELERVGCSGLRIGSFHRMIGNRERPGRRTQSCDGSTILDIERR from the coding sequence ATGGGATCTAGAGACAAAGATGGTGAGGAGTCACTTGGTATAGGCCTTCAGGTGATGCTAGCAGCAGCTTTCTCTTTATTTGGTGTGATCTTATTAATCATAATCTTCCATTTTTGtgtaaaatatttcattaaacgCCAACAAAGGAGACGCCAAAACAACTTTCTTTATCAAATCAGCACTCAAATTGCACCAATTGATGTGAGTTCTGTGGAGCCACGCAACTCTGGCTTTGACCCTTCGATCATAGCCTCTTTGCCTAAACTCTTGTACAAGCAAACGGACCAATTCAAGCAAGGTGAAGTTGTAGAGTGCTCGGTTTGCTTAGGCACTATTGTGGAAGATGCAATCACTAGGGTTCTACCAAATTGTAAGCACATTTTTCATGCTGATTGTGTTGATAAATGGTTTAATTCTAACACCACATGCCCAATTTGCCGCACCGTGGTTGACCCAAATGTGCAACCAGAACATGGTCATGTAGGTGCCACACGGGTTCACAACCAAGTCCAACCCACAGCACCACCGGCTGAGGGTGGTGTTGAGCTACAAGATGATAGTGAATTGGAGAGGGTGGGGTGTTCAGGTTTGAGAATAGGATCTTTTCATAGGATGATTGGTAATAGGGAAAGACCAGGAAGAAGGACTCAGAGCTGTGATGGATCTACCATATTAGATATAGAAAGGCGCTAA